The Streptomyces sp. NBC_01571 genome includes the window CGCGGCAGCTCCCCCGGCCCGAACGCCGCCCGCATCCGCGGGAAACGCCCGAACAACGCCCGCAACGCGATCTCCGCCTCCAGCCGCGCCAGCGGCGCCCCCAGGCAGTAATGCACCCCATGACCGAACGACAGATGCTCCCGACGCGTCTTTCGCGTCACATCGAACACATCCGCATCCTCCCCGTGCACCCCCGGATCCCGGCCCGCCGCCGCGAACGACATCACCAGCGCATCCCCCCGCCCGATCACCGTCTCCCCCACCCGCACATCCTCCACCGCATACCGCAAAATCGCATTCGCCCCCGGCGCCTCCACCCGCACCGCCTCCTCCACCACATCCCCCCACGACGCCCGCCCCGACCGCACCAACTCCAGCTGACCCACATCCCCCAGCAACAACGCCACCGCATTGCCCAGCAGATTCACCGTCGGCTCACACCCCGCACTCAACAACATGATCAAGTTGTCGACCAGCTCCTTCCCACCCAACCCCCACCCCCACCCGCACCACCCGCACCACCCGCACCACCCGCACCACCGGCATCACCCGCCGCGATCAGCGCACTGGTCAGATCCTCACCCGGACAACGCCGCTTGAACGCGACCAACTCCCCCATCGTCGAATACAGCGCCCGGTAATTGGCCTGCGCCTCCACCGACGACACCGCCGTATCGAAAAACCCGTCAATGATCTCCCGCAACGGCCCCCGGAACTCCTCCGGAATCCCGAACAACTCCAACATCACCAGCCCCGGCAACGGCAGCGCGAACAACTCCCGCACATCCACCACCCCGCCCGCAGCCCGCCCCGCCGCCTCCTCCACCCCATCCAGCAGACCCCCCGCGATCTCCTCCACCCGCGGCCCCAGCAACGCCACCCGCCGCGCCGTGAACGCCGACGCCATCAACCCCCGCAACCGCCGATGCTCCGCCCCGTACGACGTCACCAGATTCTGCACCGACACCCACACCGCCAACGGCCAACTCCCCGACACCTCCCCCCGCCGCCACGCCGGCCAATGCCGATACGCATCCTTCGACACCCGCCCATCCGTCAACAACCCACGCATCACCCCCGCATCCGTCACCACCCACGCCCCCACCCCACCCGGCAACACCACCCGCGACACCGCACCCCGCCCCCGCAACACAGCCGCCTCCCCCTGCACATCCCGCCCCAACACATCCAACACAAACGGACACCCCCCACCACCCGAACCACCCACCCCAACCACCCCACCCGGACCACCCAGCACCCCCACACCCGCCCCACTCCCCGCCAGCCCCGCCAGCCCCGCCACCACCGCCGCCTCACTCCCCGCAAGCCCAGCCGACCCCGCCGACCCGGCCACCGCCGTCACACTCCCGGCCGTCCCACCGCCCCCCGACCCAGCCACCGCCGCCGCCTCACTCCCGGCCGTCCCGGCCACCCCGCCCCCGGCCACCCCGCCCCCGGCCGCCTCGCCCCCGTCCAGCCCGTCCAGCCCACTGCGACCCTGCTCACGCCCATCCAGCCGACGCACCATCAGACCCTCCCCGCAGACAGCGAAAACACCGGAAAAACCACAACGACACGAACCAACACAGCAATACAAACAATCACCAACAACACAAAACCGGCACAAAACGCCAGCCCACAACACAACACAGCACGGCACGGCGCGGCACACCCAGCGCCACCAAGGCCGCCCCGCACCCACGCACCACCCGACACCCCCGCCACCACGAACCGCCCCGCACCGAACCGCCCGGCACCGAACGGCCCGTCACCCCACCACGAGGAAACCGGCAACGCACCACCCCCGCACCCCCACCAGGAACGAAGCAGACACGACACCCACACCGGCACCAGACCCCACGCCCGCCCCGACCCCCGCACGGCCACCCCCAACCCGCACCCCCCGACCCCCGCACCCCCGCACGGCCACCCCCAACCCGCACCCCCCCGCACCCCCGCACGGCCACCCCCGGCCGGCACCCCCCGACCCCCCACACCACCAGCACCGCACCATCCCGGCCCCGCCACCAGCACCGCCACCCACAGCACCGGCCCGAACCCTCACACCACCCACACCCACACCCGCGCACGCGCCCACGCCCACGCCCACGGCACAGGCCCGCACCCGCCCAAAACAGCACCCAAACCAAACCGCTCAGCCGGTTTCACCATAGCCCCCGAACCCGCCACCCGCGAGAGCCCCACCCCACCCCCGCCACCGAACCCGAGCCTCGCACAGCACCCCGCACCCACGGAAGACACCACCAGAACGGAATACAACCCCCCGTTTACCCGGAAAGATCCCCACCCCGCCCGCCCCCGGCCACCGACCCCCGCCACCCCGCCCGCCCGGACCCTCCACCCGACCGCCGGCCGCGAAATTCCCCGCCCACCCTTGAAAAGAAAACCGGTAGGTTCGTATCTTATGACCCTGCACGGTCGATCCCAGCCCATCCAACGGCGCAACGGAGACACCCATGACCCTGCTCACCGTCCACCAGGACAACCACCCCACCCCACCCGCCACCACCCCACCCCCGCACCCCGCCCCCACCACCCCCATGCCCCGCCTCACCACCACCGTCCCCCGCGAATACGTCCACCGCTCAAGCCTCGCCGAGGTCTTCCTCACCGGCAGCGAAAAAACCGGCGACAACCACTACACCCTCACCGCCCAATGGCCCCGCGCCCACACCTTCTACACCACCCCCGACGGCACCCACCACGACCCCCTCCAAGCCGCAGAAACCATCCGCCAAACCGGCCTCTACCTCGCCCACGCCGAACTCGGCGTCCCCCTCGACCACCACTTCCTCATGTGGAACATCCACCTCACCACCCACCCCCAACACCTCCACATCGGCCCCACCCCCACCGACCTCACCCTCACCGCCACCTGCACCACCCTCCGCTACAAAGGCAAACGCCTCGCCGACTTCACCATGCACATCCACATCACCCGCAACGGCCACACCACCGCCACCGGCGGCGGCCAATTCACCTGCCTCACCCCCACCACCTACCAACGCCTCCGCCAACCCCACACCACCCAACCCACCCCCCAACCCACCCCACCCCCCACACCCCCCACCGACCCCACCCCCTACGGACGCCACCTCCCCCTCGACCTCGTCCTCACCCCCACCCCCCAACCCCACACCTGGCAACTCACCCCCAACCCCCACCACCCCATCCTCTTCGACCACACCACCGACCACATCCCCGGCATGGTCCTCCTCGAAGCCGCCCGCCAAGCCACCCACACCCACACCCACCCCACCCCCACCCACCTCACCACCCTCCACGCCACCTTCCACCGCTACACCGAACACCACACCCCCACCTACATCACCACCCACACAACCAGCGACACCCCCACCCCAAACACCAACCAAAACACCACCACCAACAACAACCGAACCAACAACAACCGAACCCACAACAACCGAACCCACACCACCCCCACCACCAACACCCCCACCAACACCCCCACCAACACCCCCACCAACACCCGCACCATCCACGTCACCGGCCACCAAAACAACCACACCGTCTTCACCGCCCACATCACCACCACCCCCACCCACCACCCCTAACCCACCAACCCCAACCCACCAACCACGCAACCCAACCCCCACACCCAACCCACCACCAACCCCCACCACCCACGCAACCCAACCCCCACACCCAACCAGCCACGGCACCCGCATCCCTCTCACCACAGAGTCAGAGCCACCAACCCCGTATCCACGACGGGTCATCACCGCGAGGAGCAGCTGGACGTGTGGACGAACTCATGGACAGCGAGGAGTCGAACCCCACCAAGCGCAATGGGACTATGTGACACCTGAGCGTCTCGGCCCTCTCGTGCCACTGGTGCGAGCCGGTGCCCGCTTCGACCACGGCCACCTGGTCGAGTGCCCCGAGGAGGCCACGGAGTGAATGGCACCAACAGCGCCAATGACCGTTCCACCGAGGACGAGCACCAGCGATTCGCCCGCTACCTGGATGAGCTGGCCGTCGTCCGTGACGAGGACGAAGCCGAGTTGGTCACCAGAATCTTGCGCGACCCGGACACGACGATGGCGCAGTCGGCCATCGTCCGCCACCTCGACCGTCGCGCGGCGCAGTTGCTGACCGACGACGGGTTCACCTCCTGGGCCCACGCAATGGCCGAGGTCAGCGCGGAGCGGGTGTTCCTCCCCCACCGGCTGCACGAATGGCGTGCTGCGGTCAATCACCATGGGCGAGCCGTGGAGCTCGGAGGAAGTCACCACGGGATCCGACTGGTTCCAGCGCAAGGCCGTCGAGACCCTGCCCTCACCCGTCGTCCTCACCCTGCTCGCCGAGTCAGGAAGAACCCGGCGCGTCCGTGCTAACGCCAGTCACCGACTACGTCAGCGACACCACCGCGACTGACTTGATCCACAGGTCCCGGCGTTCCTCCCTTTCTCCGCCTCCACGGACCTACCGCACCGCGTGCCGGATGGCAGACAACAGACGCGGGGTGCGGGGCGCCGGCCATCAACGCACCCGCCCAGCACTGCGGAAGGTCGCGATGCCGACAGCAAGGAGCCAGTAGCTGAGGAGGGCGCCCATGAGTGCGGTGGTACCCCAACCTTTGGCGGCATAGAAATCGGCCGGGGTGTTGCCGAAGAACAGGGACGGCACAAAGGCCAAGTTCACAGCGTCCAGAACGTAGGCCGTGCGGTGAGTCCAGCACGGCAGCAGACATGCCTTGCTCGCGGCGTATCCGAAGCTGACGAGGAACATGCCCAGCAACATGCGAGAGATCGTCCCGTAGAGGATGTAGGTACCCGAGACCGTGACCGTGACCGTGGGATCGACGGGATGGTCGGCAGCGATGACAGCTCCGGCTTCCAGACCGCTGGATACGAGGGTGATCGCGGTGTACGTGAGGCCGCTCCCGGGCCCGGGATCCTGAGGCCAGGTGCACGGATTGAGTGGCAGCGCGTCAGATACCAGCGCGGCGCTGCAGCAGCAATGCTGCAGCGCCGCAGGCCCGCGTTTGTCAGTCGTGGTCTGTGCTGAGGGCGATGTGGCGCCAGACGTCCATTTCTTCTCGGACGCTGGTGAGCTTGGCCTCGTAGGCCCGGAGGGTGTCGGCGCCCAACTGGAGGCGCAGCGGGGGCTGCGGGGTCTGGGCAATGTCGATGATGGCGCGGGCGGCTTTGGCTGGGTCGCCGGGCTGGGCGTGGTTGAGGTCGGTCATGGCGTTGCGCACCGCGCCGGCGGTGGGGGCGTAGTCCTCGATGACCTCGACGTCGGTGTGGAGGCTGGCAGAGTCGAGGAAGTCGGTACGGAAGAAGCCCGGTTCCACGAGCGTGACGTGCACGCCCAGAGGGGCCAGTTCGGCGGCGAGGGTCTCGCCGATGGCTTCGACGGCGAACTTCGTCGAGGCGTAGATTCCCCATCCGGGCGAGGTGGCGAAGCCGACGATCGAGCTGATGTTGATCACGTGTCCGGCACGCTGGCGCCGCAGGACCGGAAGAACCGCGCGCTGGACGGCGAGCAGGCCGAAGACGTTGGTCTCGTAAATCCGCCGGACTGCCGCGTCGTCAGATTCTTCGATGGCTGCCAGCAGGCCCGTTCCGGCGTTGTTGACCAGGACGTCGATGCGTCCGAACTGCTCCACGGCTGCGTCGACGGCCGCCTGGATGCTGCTGGCGTCGGTGACGTCCAAGGAGAGAGGCAGCAGCACCTCCGGGGCGTCGAGGAACTGTGTGCGGACGGCTTCGGCCTTCCGGGCGGTTGCCACGACCTGGTGTCCTGCCGCAAGCGCGGCGCGGGTGATTTCCAGGCCGAGGCCGCGGGACGAGCCGGTGATGAACCAAACACTCATCGGGTTCTCCTGTGGGATGGATCAGGCCGTGTGGGCGTCGTAGAAGGCGCGGTTACGGGTGACGAAGGATTCGACGTCGAGGGGCTCGGTGCCGCCGATGGTCTTCACCAAGTCGTTGGTGCCGGCGAAAATCCCGTTGCGGTAGTCGACGGCGACGGCGAGCAGGTGCTGGATCATGTGCGGTGACATGTTGCGTTTCTTGAGGAGGTCCTCGAACTCATCGAGCTCGATGGGCACGTAGGTGACCTGTCGGCCCAGCGTCTGCGTCATCTTCTGGGCGATCTCGCGGTGGTTGAGCTCGATCGGCCCGTAGAGCGGATAGATCTCGTCGGCGTGCGGGGCGGGGTCCTCGAGGATGGCCGCGATCACGTGGGCCTGGTCGCTGGCGGCGACGGGGGCGTGACGCCCGTCGGCGAAGGGGAAGCGCAGCTCGCCACTGCCGTCCCACATGTTGACCAGCCATTCGGCGAAGAAGGTGGGGCGCAGGTGGGTCGCGGCGACAGGAGAGCGGTCCAGGATGCGTTCGGCCACCCAGTGCTGGCGGGCCGCGTTGCTGGCGCTCTCGCGGCGGGCGGACTTCTGGGACATGTTCACGATCGCCTGTACACCGTTGTCCTCGGCTGCCTGGGCCACGTTCGCGGTGGCATCCATCAGTCCTGGCAGGATGGGGTAGGTGAAGTAGAGGGCGTCGATGCCCTGCGTCGCACGGTCCAGGGAGTGCAGGTCCTGGACGTCTCCTTCCACGATCTCGGCGCCGAGGTCAGCGAGCCGTGCGGCGGCGTCGTCCCTGCGGCGCACTAGGGCGCGGACGTGGTGGCCGCGTTCGAGGAGCAGGCGGGTGGTGTGGCCGCCGGTCTGGCCGGTGGCGCCGATCACCAGGAGGTTGCGGGTCACGAGAGGTCCTTTTCCATAAGATTGTTATGGGCGTTTCATCCTGAAGTGTGTGGACACGTCAGGAGGGTGTGGGGCGGTTCGTAGGGCCGGGCTTTCACGTCTCGCGGCGGGAACGCAGCGCGAGCAGGGCGGCGCCCGCGGCGAGGCCGGTGCCGGCTTGGATCAGCCAGGCATGGCGGTAGCTGGTGAGGGTGGGCTGGGCGGTGAGGGCGACGAGCAGAGCCACGCCGACGGCGCTGCCGATCTGGCGGCTCATGTTCAGCAGGGCGCTGCCTGTGGCGGCGCGTTCGGGGGCGAGGGTCCCGGCAGCGGCGAACATCGGGGCCTGGGTCGTGTTGCGAAAGTCCCGCCTGCCAGGCCGACAAGCAGCAGGCCCGTGAACATGCCGCTCCAGTAGTTCGGGGTGGCGTCCACGGCTGCGAGCCAGTAGCCAACGGCGAGGACCATCACGGCCGTGCCGGACACCGCGGGGAACGTCCGTCCGAAGCGTCGCTGGATGGGGCCCTCGCTCATGGCGCAGGGGATCGAGGACAGCGGTGCCCCAGCAGCGAGGGTGGGCGGCACCCACGCCGGAGGCGGCCGGTGTGGAGCCGGTGTGTGACGACGCCGGCGTAGCGGCCTGCGGTGGGGGCTGGCTGGACATCGTTTCCACTCCTTCCAAAAAAGGGGCTTCACAGCCCTTTTTCATCTCGACCTCATGGAACACCAAAAAAAAGGGGCTGTCAAGCCCATTTTATGGTAGCGTGGTCGCCATGACCACCACCACCGAAGGGCGGCCCCGGAAGCTGACCGCCAAGGGCGAGGCGACACGCGAGCGCATCGTCAGCGCAGCCGCGGATCTGATCTACGAACACGGCGTGCACAACACCAACAACGAGCAGATCCGCGCGGCCGCCGACGTCAGCGGCTCCCAGCTGACCCGCCACTTCCCCACCAAGGAATCCCTGGTCAGCGCCGTACTGGACTGGCAGGCCGAGCAGATCGTCACCGACCCGCGCATACCTGAGGGCAAACTCGACAGCCTCGCCGCCCTACGCCTGTGGGCCGACACATTCGTCGCCGCGCGCGAAGCCCTGCACGGCGGATGCACCTTCGGCTCGCTGGCCGCCGAGGTGATCAAGGCCCAGCCCTCCCACCAAGGTGCGATCGCCAACGGCTTCGAGCGGTGGCAGGAGCTGTTCCTGCGAGGACTGACCGGTATGCGGGAGCGCGGCGAGCTACGCCCGGAAGCCGAACCCGCCGCGCTCACCCACCTGTTGGCAGCCGCGTTCCAGGGCGGAATGCTGCTGGACCAAGCAGCCGGCAACACCATCCCGCTGCGCGACGCCCTGCACGGCGCCCTGGACTACATCGAATCCTTCGCCCCTCAGACCTGACCAGCCCGCCACGGCACGTAAGAGCACAACCAGTCTCAGCAGGGCTCACCATCGACGTCGCCGCCGATCGCTCGTCTGGCCCGGTGCCAGGCAGCAAAGACCTCGCGACGTCTGCCGCGCATAGTCAGAAGGAGGGGGCTCTGCTCCCAGCTGGACGCGCTCGATGCCATCGCGCCCCCGCACATCGGAATCGCGGTGGAACTGATCACCGACCGGGGCGCCGGCCCCAGGATGTCAGCTATCTGCGCTGGGACTGCCTCGATGCCGATGAAGACGGTCAGCCCGTCCGCATCTACGACAACTACAAGTTCCACCGCCTGCGCCGGCGCCTGCCCATCGCCGCAGCGACCGCCGCCCTGATCACCCGGCAGTAGGCGACCGTGCGACGTCGCTTCCCGAACACTCCCACGAAGGGCCTGGCACTGCTGCCCACGCAGATGCGCAACCCCCACGGCATCAAGACGATCAGCGAGGACCTACTCGCCCAGTGGCACCGCACCTGGGTCAACGGACTGCCCGACCTCTACGTCAACGTCGCGTGGAAACCGACGGGCGGCGCACAAACCGGCAGATCCCTTTTCGACAAGGCCCGCGTCTTCCTCCACGCCTACCGGCACAGCCACGCCCAGCGGCACGCCGACGCCGGCGTCGCGCCCGACGTGCTCAAGGAGCTGATGGACCACCGCAAGAGGAGCTGGTCAAGCAGCTGGTCGACGTGCGGGTCGAGCGTGATGAGCTGGTGGTGGCCGGGCGGGTCGTGCAGCGGATCAGCGAGCAGGGCTTCGAGCAGTACCTGTCGCTCGCGCCGCCGGCGCCGGAGTCCAGGTGGGCGGCCGGTCGGTGCTGCTGATCCCGGCCCGCGCCGCCGGTATCGACCCCGACGGGCCGCCGCAGGACCATCAGCGGCTGGTGGCCATCGTGCGGGAGGCGGCCGGGCCGGTCACGGTCCGGGCCGTCGGCGAGGTGCTCGGCCTGCCGGTCGACGTGCGGGGCAAGCTGGAGCCGCTGCGGGCGAAGCTGAACCGGCTGTCCGACCATTTCCATAAACTATGAATATAAAAACGCTATGCTTCGAGCATGAGTCGTCAAGACACCGCTCCTGGCGCGTCCGCCGCCATCGGGGCAGCCCTCTACGGCCTGGCCACCAGGGCCGCGAGACGCCTGCCCCGGGACATGAGCCTGACGTCCGCCGCCACCCTGGCCACCCTGGACCGGACCGGCCCGCGGCGCATCACCGATCTGGCCGCGGTCGAGGGCGTCACCCAGCCCGCGATGACCGCCCTGGTCCGGGTGATGGAGGAGTCCGGCCTGGTCGAGCGGCGGGGCGACGCGTCCGACAAGCGGGTCACGCTGGTGTGCCTGACCGAGGCCGGCGCCTCCTATGTCCGGACGCGGCGCCAGGCGGGCGTCCACGCGTTCGAGCGGTTGACCGGCGAGCTCACCGGCGACGAGGTCGAGGCGCTGGTGGCGGCCCTTCCGGCGCTGAAGCATCTGGCAGAGCTCGAAAGCCAGGACCGCGAAGGGCCGAAGCAGTGACCGGGCAGCCGGTCCGCGGGGTCGCGGTGAAGGCGTTCCCGGTGGCGCGTTCCGAGGCGCGGCTGCTGGTCCCTGCCCTGATGTTCATCGCTCTGGTCGTGGCAGCGGTCGCCAGCCTCGGGACGCCGCTCATCACCAGCGTGGCGACCTCGTTCCACGTCTCGCTCGGCAGCGCGCAGTGGACGCTGACCGTCGCGCTGCTCAGCGGCGCCGTCGCCACGCCGGTCCTGGGCCGGCTCGGAGCCGGCCCGCACCGGCGGGCCACGATCCTCGCCACGCTGGCGGTCGTCGTCGCCGGCAGCGCGCTCACCGTGCTGCCGCTGCCGTTCGCGTGGCTGCTGGCCGGCAGGGCGGCCCAGGGCGTAGGGCTCGGGCTGACGGCGCTGATGATGGGCGTGGCCCGGGACCACCTCCCCGAAAAGCGCAGCGCGGCCGTGATCGCCCTGATCTCGGTGGTCTCGATCATCGGGGCCGGCGTCGGCTACCCGCTGGCCGCACTGCTCGCCGAGCTCGGCGGGGTACGGGCCGCCTACGGCCTCGGCCTGGTCGTCACCGCCGCCGCCCTCCTGACCGCGTGGCGCTCCATGCCCGAAGCCCCCGAAGGCCGCTCCGCCCACGTGGACGTGGCAGGCGCCGTCGTCCTGGCCGCTGCGCTGCTCCTGGTGCTGTTCCTCGCCGGCGAACGGAATCTATGGAGCCGGCACCTCGCCGTGGCGGCAGGCCTCGCCGTCGTCGCGGTGGTGTTGCTCTGCGTCTGGGCCGTCATCGAGCTGCGCAGCACGACGCCCCTGGTCGATCTGCGGGCGGTGCGGCACCCGGCGGTCGCCGGGGCGAACCTCGCCATGTTCGTCGGCGGGATCGGCATGTACCTCCTGCTCACGCTCATCACCCGGTACGCGCAGACGCCGCACGGCGCCGGCTACGGCTTCGGGCTGACGACCTTCGTCGCCGGGCTGGTCCTCATCCCGTTCTCGGTGCTGGGGTTCGTCGCCGGCAAGCTCACTCCGCGGGTCCGGACGCGGATCGCCGACCCCCTGCTCCTGGCCGGCAGCGCGGTCGTGGTCGGCGGCGGGTTCGCCCTGTTCGCGGCGGCCCGGTCGGACCTGGCCGAACTGTTCGCGGCGATGGGCGTGCTCGGCTTCGGCGTCGGCGGCTTCTCGGCCGCGATGCCCGGCGTCATCCTGGCCGTCACCCCCAAGAGCGAGACGTCGAGCGCCATGAGCTTCAACTACGTCGTCCGCAGCGTCGGGTACTCCCTGGGCAGCGCCATCGGCGGCCTGATCCTCGCCGCGGGCACCGGCCCCGGCCACCTCTTCCCCGACGACAGCGCCTACACCACCGCGGCACTGGTCGGCATCGGCGCCATGGCGATCACGACTCTGACAAGCCTCGCTCTCGCCCGCCGACGCTCGTCCGAGACCAACCCGTAAGTCAGATGCACTCATCCCAACACTGGAGGTTCCATGCCCAAGGGCTACTGGGTCAGCGCCTACCGCACCATTTCAGACCCTGAGAAGCTGGCTGCTTACAACAAGCTGGCCGGCCCGGCCGTCGAGGCCGGGGGCGGTCGGATCCTCGCCCGTGGCAGTCGGGTCGTGGCGCATGACGCCGGAATCGCCGAGCGCACCGTCCTGATCGAGTTCGACAGCTTCGAACAGGCCGTCGCGGCGCACGAGAGTGCGGCCTACCAGGAGGCGCTGGGCGCCCTCTCCGACGGCGTCGAGCGCGACTTCCGCATCGTCGAAGGCATCGACTGACCGAGGTCCAGTCGGATCTTCACTGAAGATCCACCATCTTGGTTTTCGCTGGTGCGGCTGCTGGTGTGGCGGGGTTCGTGCGTGCTCGTACTGGTCGTGGGCGGCTGTCTTCGGTCTTGATCGTCTGTCAGCGGTCGAGTTCGAGGTTCGTCAGGACGAGCAAGGCGCGGAGCAGGTTGGTGGCGCGGGCGGGGCTCGTGCGGAGTCTGGTGAGGATGCGCCAGGTCTTCAGGTGCGCGAAGCCGTGCTCGACGGGGGCGCGGCCGGCGGCTTTCAGGTGCTCGACGATGTGGTCGTGGCGGGCGGCGGCGATGTCGTGGGTGCGCCCGGGCCCCGCGGCGGAGATCCAGATCAGGCGTCCGCGTTTGTCGGTGAGGCGAGGAAGTGCAGGCCGTGGCGCATGTGCTTCCCCGAATAGTTCTTGCGGTTGTCCTTGCCGGTGCGGCGGCGGGTGGGGATGAGGGTGCCGTCGATCAGCACGGCCTCCCCGCCGCCTCTGGCGACCTTGGCCAGGGCGCGGTCCAGGTGCGGTGCCCCGGCTGTCGGCGTACGAGGTTCTCTCCCCAGCTGTGTACGGGCGAACGTCCCCAGCTGTTAGGCCACTTGGTTCTCGCGCTCGATGGCCTGGAGACGGTTCTTGAGCCGGTAGCTCGGGCGATCTCCGACAGGCTCATTGCCCCGGACTCCAACAGCCCCCGAAATCGACGTAGTTCCGACCAGCGACGCGGATCCAAGACCATCGCCGGCCACCCCCCCTGCCGCAGCACACCGACTACGCAGCAGAGTGCCGACCAGCCCTCCTCAACGCATCAGGAAGTGGCCGCGTTCGCCCGTACGTGGGTGGGGACGTTCAGGTGTACGCCGACAGGTGGCAAACACCGGGACGTAGACACCGATGTTGTCACCGCCGTTGGCGAAGGTGACTGCGGCGACCTCCAACGAGCTGCGGCCGCCCTCCTTCGCCTCTGCCTCGTCCGCGTCTTCACCGTCGCGGTGGTTCTTCCACGCTTCCCACGCCGCCTTGAGACCTAGATGATCAATTCAAGGGGGTGCCTGCGGAGGGTGTTGCGGTGGGCGGTCAGGCGTCGGGGTCGACTTCGGGGTGCGTGAACCGCACGGGCTTGCCCAGCGACCGGGCGTAGGCGATTTCGGCTCGGGTGCTGTCTCCGATGTAGTCGCCGACTACAAGCACCTCGTCAGCGAGCCGGATCTTCGCTCGGTGCAGATCGTCGAGTCGAACCTTCAGCCTCTCGGCCTCGACAGGATCGGACCAAAATTCGTGCGGCGACTTCATGTCGCAACCCGGCTTGACGACAATCTTTCCAGCTTTGGTCTCCCGCAGATCGACCTCGGTCATCTCGGTCATGAAACGGGTGGAGCCGCAGATCACGACGATACGCGGGAGGTTCAGCTGCTTCTTCGCGTCGGCGAGTTTCTCCTCGGGGGTGAGCGATTGCAGGTACGACACTGGTTCCTCCTGGTGGGGTGGTCCAAGGGGTGCCTGCGGAGGCGAGAATGAGGGTGTCCAAGATCGTCTTATGGCGAAGAACGTGGACACCCTCGCCATGATGCGGACCGCCCGGCGACAGTACCCGGCGCACGGCCCCGCAGTGCCACCCCGGCTCCACGGCAGCCTCGTCAACGAGATGGCCGCCCAACAGCCCCTTCAGGCGACAGCACCACACCTGTCGCAGTGGCTGGACTCCCAATCAATGGCGCTGAGCTGTACCAACGTGAACCAACTCGCTAACGCCACAGCCCAGAACCCCAGAGAAGGTGCGGCTGCCCGACGCCACCGCCCTGGACGGGGAACTGGTCATGCGGGAGCAGGACCGGCTCGCGTTCGAACGGCTGCAGGGCCGGCTTCAACGCCGGGGTGCCGCAGCCGCCCAGGCCGCCGAAGGGTGGCCGGCGCACTTCGTCGCGTTCGATCTGCTGCACCTGGCGGGGACGGACACCCCGTCTACGCGGTGGCGTGCACGCTTCTCGACGGCACGCCGGTAACCGTCACCACAGGCATGACCGGCATCGTGCGGATCTGGGACCCGGCCAACGACCAGCGGATCGGCAAGCCGCTCACCGGACACGGGGTATCCGTCCACGCGATGGCGATCCTGGACAACACATGGATAGCCGTCACCGGAGACGTGGGCACCTTCCTGGCCCCGATCGAGAACGGGGCCCGGGTACCGTCACCTGAGCTCGACTGAGTACGAACTGCCGGAGAATTCCCAGCCGTCGGTGCCTTCGCCGATGTCGGCCACGACGACGTCGTCGATGAAGCGGTCCTCGAAGTCGTCGTCACGCAGGTCGCCGGCCAGCCACAGCGCCTCGATGTCGCTCCAGTCCCCGCGGCTCG containing:
- a CDS encoding DUF1330 domain-containing protein, with amino-acid sequence MPKGYWVSAYRTISDPEKLAAYNKLAGPAVEAGGGRILARGSRVVAHDAGIAERTVLIEFDSFEQAVAAHESAAYQEALGALSDGVERDFRIVEGID